Within the Rosa rugosa chromosome 2, drRosRugo1.1, whole genome shotgun sequence genome, the region aatttaaatgcaatgtataagtcatacaactttaggagacaaattagtataggccaacgtatttgtaattaaaattgaaatttttatcttatgtccatgcacatccattgactgaatatttatatacgtgatgtgaaaaaataagcacgtttcgtggTCGTTaagtcatcggtcaaccaagaagacatacaagtgacaacggttgaccaattcgatcggattcaaaaatatggtgaaattggctcaattttttaccacactcataatttattgtaataatcacatccaccggtcggttttttcattttatttgaatttatggaGGTTGCTCTtcggagtgtatgatatataaatataggtttataagagtaactaagtttgacctagttgatcgaattcgaaacgagaactaaattggctggattttttacaaccaccataaacattacaatatctccatcaagcggttggtttctctaaattcatcttccacttcatggttgctttagaatggacctcaacaatttaaatgcaatgtataagtcatacaactttaggaggcaaattggtataggccaacgtatttgtaattaaaattgaaatttttatcttatgtctaTGCACATCCATTAACTGAATATTTAtatacgtgatgtgaaaaaataagcacgtttcgcggtcatcatgtcatcggtcaaccaagaagacatacaagtgacaacggttgaccaattcgatcggattcgaaaatatggtgaaattggctaaattttttatcacactcataatttattgtaataatcacatccaccggtcggttttttcattttatttgaatttatagaggttgctctttggagtgcatgatatataaatataaggtttataagagtaactaaatttgaTCTAGTTGAtcaaattcgaaacgagaatcaaattagctgaattttttacaatcaccataaaacattacaatctctcaatcgagcggttgatttctctaaattcattttccacttcattgttgctttagaatgaacctcaacaatttaaaggcaatatacaagtcatacaacttttggaggcaaattgatataggcaaacttctttgtaattaaaattgaaatttttatcttatgtctacgcacatccatcgatggaatatttacagacgtgatgtaaaaaaataagcacgtttcgcggtcgtcatgccatcagttaaccaagaaaacatacaagtgactacggttgactaattcgatcggattctaaaatatggtgaaattggctaatttttttaccacgctcataatttattataataatctcatccaacggtcggttttcccattttatttaagttgatagaggttgctctttgaagtgtatgatatataaatataagtttataaaaaatattatctttaaagatttatttgtaaataaagcccgcaaggcccgccccaaaaaagcccgcaaggcttagcccggcccggcctgaaaaagcccgcgaggcccgcattaaatggatgggcttggatccttcaatttacaataaagcccggcccggcccgctactatttaaaaatggagtaaggcccggcccaagcccggcccgacccgttgatgaggcctatACCTAATGGGTaatattcattaaataattcgcGGGTATGAGTTTTTACCCAACCTGTTTCTAAACGGGTAAACCCATACCCACCCATTTATCCGTTTTCAATATAagctttttaatatttttttaataaattgaaGGCCTTAGCTTTCAGCCTATTAAAGGCtgggatttaaaaaaaaaaatacttactactattttttttttaacaaatacTTATTACtactttattgtttttctttaatCTGAATATTTCTACTTTAGTGTTAAGTTGATAAGCAAAATTAAATTCGTTTTTCAATACCGACTTAGATAATGAAAATGACTATAAATAAGTGAACGCAGTCTTTGCATCGACAATTGTACTCATGCAAGATGATCATATTGGCAAGCTCAGTCTTTGCATTACTCTCATCAAAATGACCAAATCTGACTGTCCCCTCGCTCCTTGTTAATTGAGGCTTTAGTCCTTTACATGATTTAACATGTAAATTCAAGGAATTAGTTCCATTTGTAGACTTTGCACTTAGGATCTCGCCGCAATGCTTACaaattgctttctcttcccccatACTGCtgctttcctctttcttttgcGTGGAACACTTTGTTCCACATCCTCATCCATTATGTCATTATTAGCACAACTATATGACATATCTTCCATACTGCAAGAAGTAAAATATATGTTTCAAtgaaaacagaaagaagaacaagtcCTAGCAGCTTAAACAAATTAGATACACAAAGTGGGAGAGCCTTTGTGGCTAAAATGCAAAACAAGTTAGATACACAAAGGTTCATAGCAATTAAAACATCATGCACAAAGGTTCACAGCAAACTCAACAAGTTAGTCTCCAATAGTTACTTTTCTTCTTAATACACCTGAAAAGATgttcctttcttcttcactgAGCTCAATCCGaaactaaataattaaatccaaacATGCCAAGACCCTCATTGACTAACTAGCTATACTTGTCAAATTTATGTGCAAACTAGTCCTAGCATCAGTATCAACAAATCACAATTATGGCCGATGCTTCCATCATAAGTAAGAATGTCAAGTAACCAGAACAAACCCAGAACATAAAAAATAGGGGAAACTACTGGTCACTCCGTCAACTTTtggggcgtcgacagttcagtccctgctattctAATTTTAACATATTACTCCTCGCACTTCCAAATTTCGCCCAATTTAGTCTAAagtgactattttacccctcacttcctcttttttttttttttcctctccgctctctctctctctctctcggtctctctgtctctctgtaATCTCCTCATCCTCTTCTTTTTCAAGCCTGATATGGCAACAATATTTCCCACAAGTTTCGTAAATACAGTATGCCAGGATGACTCTCTAATCCAAAGCCTTGTTGCTTTTTGAATTGCTATCACCAGCAACACAACACAAATCCCAATTCTGGAGATGGTGGTGGGATTAAGGTGAGTTCCCGGTCACCACCTATATCGTCACCATTGCCGCAAACACCACCTGCACATCCCTCAGATCcttaccttcaccaccaccaaaaTCCTCACAAAACCCACAAATCCAAACACCCAAAACAGCGATTCCACATTTCACAAAACTCACAAAACCCCAATTCTTTCTCTGAAACCCAAAATTACCCGAAAACAATCAATCCGAAGCACTGAGATTAATAAAGCAATCCCAATCCTCAGCATCGGCTCGCCGGCCTCCATCACCAACTCCCCCTCGCCGCCGTCGCCGACCACCTGCCAGTCCACAAAGTCCTCCATCGTCGCCTCCAGCAACTTCTCGATCACGACCTATCACCCCCCTTAACGCTGTGCGCCGATATCCTCGCGGCAACGGGGTTCAAGGCTATCCGCGTGGACTTCCCGGATCACTGAACCATCGGCGAGGAGACTCTGGTTTTTGGGTTTCCTGAGATTTTCGCAATCTAATCGCCGAAGGAATTTAGGGAAGAGAAGGAATGGGTGGTATTTATGGTGGcctgaaaaagagaagaaaaggctTTTGATGAGCTAGGTGTTTGGGTAAAGGAACAAGAGGAAGAAAAGATtgcagcagagagagagagagagcttggtggtggtggttatgGTCAGTTTTGGTCTTGCGACTGAACTGGTCCCAAATTGGCTACTCTCTTTGTTTATAGGAGAGGgggggtgagagagagagagagagagaagcagaaaaagtaataaagaaaagagattgaagaattaaaaaaaaaaaaaaaaggtgaggggtaaaatagtcactTTGGACTAAATTGGGCGAAATTTGAAAGTGCAAGGAGtaatctgttaaaattgaaatgacagggactgaactgtcgacgccccaaaaattgagggagtgaccagtaatttcccctaaaAAATAATTACAAAGTTTAATTCAATTATTTGGCCTCAACTTATTCAAAAATCCTAGAGGAGGGAAATCTGAATATGATGGTTTTGATAACAGAAAGAGGAAGAAATTGGAACAGGGAAAGTGAGTTACCCTCTGTAGCTAACTTAGCTTTATTTGTTTTGGATGTTCAGTTACCTTTATTTTCAAAATGATAGCATTTCATTGAAGGAATTGGATACGAAAACCAAAAGGAATTGGATGATCAGTTCCCTTCTACTTCTTCTACTAGAATATCTCATTCAAATTCAAGTTAACAAAACCCAGAATCCCTTTGCAAAAATTAACATAGAATCAAACTCTATTCCAAAAAATCCCACAATCAAACGTCAAAACTCAAATGCACTTGCTCAAATCCACAAAACTACGATCTTTAATCCCAATATGcttaaccaaaacaagaaaaaccaCATGAATCGCAAAACCCACTTCCTGAAAATACTTTTTCCTTCCTAAAAATCAAATCAAGCATTGCAAATTGCATATATACAGAGTTACAGACAATAGGTACAGATATAAGAGAGAAGGAAGCGAGTACCTTAGAGAAACTTGAGTACGAGTTCAAGCTGGTGAGAGCCAAGATGGAATAGAACCCTAGAAATCAACCAGACTGCGAGAGAGGAGAAACAATGGCGGAAATTGAAGTTGACGCCGGAAATCGGTTCTGAAGGTTTTGAGATGGAGACCAAGTTAGCTCTGACGACGCCTGAAATTCACAGAAAGACGAACTCCGCCTCGTCTCCGCCGATGAAATCCACCACGTCCTAGATGTCGGAGTAGCCGATCTCCGGTGAGATTGCTGGGTTGAACTAGAGACGGGTAAGTGAATAGGATTTGGGTATTGGATAAATTTTAGTAGCCGTGGGTAATACCCATACCCGTCCGTTTCTATACGGGTATTTTATAAAATATCCGTACCCACTCAAAATTCATAAACGGATACCCATACCTGTAAAAAAATACCCGAAAGGAATAAATTCTCACTAAGGTActccctaaaaaaaaattagggatgCCATCCCTAATTTTCAATATgggcaagttttttttttattattatttttaattataaATGGCCTTTAGCCTATTAAAggctgagatttttttttttaaatactcaCTATTTAAGCGCCTCCATTCCCCATCTGGGAATATTTTTAAATGGGAGATTCCCTGCCGCCGCCCTTGAATTAGTAATTTTCTCtatatgaatttttttattttgaaattttgaaattttctattttctatcttttcagttttttttttcctttccttttttgacaaaaaaataatttttttattctttttattttcatcaTTGTTTTGGTCGGTTGAATATTTCAAATACTTGAGATAGTGTTTAAGAAAGAAATTGTTGGTTTAGTCACGAGGAAGCAATacgtttaaaacaaatatttatttccgtaaaacaattttcacaactTGGCGattaaatgtaaaataataaaattcggttcgtaaattaaccatcctcacagatcgccttttgaatcatcttttcacaattatacgataatccaacggtcggatcctcatggatcgccttttgaatcatctttgcacaattatacgatgattcaacggtcggatcctcaggATCGCCTTTaagatcatcctctcaaaattatacgatgatccaacggtcggatcctctcggatcgcccttaggatcatcctctcaaaattatacgaagatccaactgtcggatcctcatggatcgccttttgaatcatcttttcacaattatacgaagatccaacggtcagatcctcatgGATCGCCTTTTTAATCATCTTtgcacaattatacgatgatccaacggtcagatcctcaggATCGCCCTTaagatcatcctctcaaaattatactatgatccaacggtcagatcctcacggatcgctcTTAAGATCATcgtctcaaaattatacgaagatccaacggtcggatcctcattgatcgccttttgaatcatcctctcaaaattatacgaagatccaacggtcggatccttatggatcgccttttgaatcatcttttcacaattatacaatGATCCGACgatcggatcctcatccgagaccttATTACGCCAATATATCGAAACTACATTTCGTAACAATTGAGACTTTATTAAACTTACGCCAAACAAGAATTAATACCAAAAATCTCGGTCATTACATTTTGGGTCTCAGAGTTTTGGCTGCACAACACCTCCAGTCATGACGGCTCGTCTCgttgaagacttgaaggtgTATTCTAGGTGGGAAAGAGAAATACCCCGTataggttttctgttttttttttttttagaataagaaaattataaaaatgcccCATATGTTGGTTGAAAATAATAgttctcaattaaaaaaaaaaaaaaaaaaacagggaaTCCGCATGGGTAATGGGAAATCTTGCCCCCCGCCCCCACCCCCGTTTGCCCATTCCTAGGTGGAACTGGATTTGGGTATTTGGGTGTGGCTTACAGTTTTATATGGGTATTTGGGTACCCACGGGTATACCCATACCCAACCCATTTTTATACGGATATTTTGTAATTACCCATACCCATACCCATATCCGTTAAACAaatacccaaaagaaaaaattacccGCAAGTACCCGTAGCCGTGGGTTTAATCACAGCTGGTAAGAATTTATTCCCATCGAGCAGCAAGCAATATCACAACGAGGCTTTTCTTTTGCAGGTCCTTTCTGCGCGCTAAGCATCATGATTCATAATATTGATGACAGATTAGGAACAGAGGAACTCCATCGGTGCATCCTATACCTCTTTAATGGTGCTAACCACCAACGCACCCCAGCCAATGAAGCCAGGGACACGTGGCAAATACGTACCCAGCTTAAGGCTTCAACTGAAATATCAGACATCGACTTGGCACTTGCCACCTTCCATTTGAGTCTCTGACTCACACTTTGCACCCTAGTCTGCATGTAAAAGCTGGGCTTAGCTTCTGCAAAGTGGAAGCTATCCGCAGCAAACAGGTCACAATCTCTAGCCGTttcaattcataactctactTTTATCACACCTTCCTGAGTTTCATCCCGACTTTTCTCGATCATGAATAATGCCATCGAAGAttagggaaggaaaaaaaaaaaattatatatatatatatatatatcaagagGATATGTTTGAACTtaattcttccttttttttattcaagTTTTACCTTCATTAGGACAGAAATCTTAATCAGTGTCTCCTCTTTTACTTTCTATACCATCAACATTGATATTGCCATTTATCAAAAGGAACCCGAAAGATGAAAAGGAACAAAGATTAACAGCTGTTGTGTTATTTATAAAATACTTCTCCATGATCGAATTCTGTTTAGAATATGATTATATGAAACTAAGTTCAGTTGGAACACAAATAGATCGAGAGGAGGAGATCTAGGGTCTTTACAATCATTGGATATATCCGATCAGCTTCTCATTATATCAGTTTGAAAACCTTTCAAAGACCCCACCCATATATATCTTGTCATCTTGATACCTATATCAATTCTCATGGATATCAAATAGCAATATTACACTAATTGGTAACCACGAAGCAAAACAAAATGTCAAAAACAATCGATACTTTTTCAATAGTGAATTTCTTTTTGTTGATTGTATGTGTCCATTTATAGTTTTGTCTCTTTTGTTTACCGGGCCAGGTACATCAGAAATGTAAAAAGTAAGAGTCAAATTCTTGTTTTTATATGCATACTCTTTAAATTCAGACTTTAAAAATAAGATAAATACTGTGTACCACCTAAATATGAAGAATCATTCTATAATCTCATTTTTTCTTAAATTGAGAGATTCATCCCCCTCTCTTTCTAGATCCACATTCCTAAAAACCCATCATCTCCATCCTCTCCTCACCTTCTACACCTATCTTCTAAACTCTAATCACCATTAACGGCCATATTATCCCAACCCATAAAGCAATTCTCCCATTACCCACAAGCTGCTAATAATGCCCCCATCCGCCGATATGACCCCCCACACTCCCAAAAACAAAGGCTCTCTCCCCTTGTTGGTGATGAACTACCTCCTCCTCTTTGTTGGCTCTGTCTCAGCCACTCTCCTCTCCAAATACTATTTCATTCATAAAGGCTCAAGCATTTGGGTCGCTACATGGGTTCAGTGTGCTggctttcctcttcttctcccccCAATTATCCTCCCTTATTTCCTCAACCTCACCACCAGAAGACCCTTCACCCAATTCACCTCCAAAAtcttctccatctccatcttcgTGGGCCTTATGTTGGGCCTCAACAACCTCCTGTTCTCCGTCGGCAACTCCAACCTCCCGGTCTCCACCTCTTCCCTCCTTCTCTCCTCCCAACTCGTCTTCAACCTCCTCCTCTCCGTACTCATCGTCAAACAGAAGGTCACATTCTCCAACCTTAACTGCGTCATCCTCCTAACTGTCAGCTCCATCCTCTTAGCCCTTGGCTCGAGCCACGACAAGCCTCCCGGTCTGACACGTGGAAAGTACTTCGTCGGATTCTTCTCCACCATCGGCGCCGGCTTGCTCTTCGCTCTCTACCTCCCCATCATGGAAAAAGTCTACAGAAAAGTCGACTGCTACTCCATGATGATGGAAATGCAGGCGGTGATGGAGGCCGCCGCGACGGTGTTGTCGACGGCGTTGATGGTGTGGAACGGTGCGTTTGGTGGCATGGTGAGGGAGGGGAGGGAGCTGTTTGACAAGGGAGAGAGGGTATATTGGGTGACGGTGGCGTTTAACGTCGTGACGTGGCAGCTGTGCTTTATGGGGACGGCGGGGATGGTTTTCTTGACGACGTCGCTGACCGGCGGGATATGCATGACGGCGTTGATGGGGATGAACGTTTTGGGGGGAGTGGTGGTTTACGGGGACAAGTTTGGTGGGGTGAAAGCGGTTTCGACTGTGCTTTGTGTATGGGGGTTCTGTTCTTATGTGTACGGGATTTACATGAAGTCGAAGAAGATTAGGGAGGACGACGACGACGAGGACCGCACCGAGATGATAGAGATGGGTAGAAATCCGAGTGTACGTAACGGTGAAATTCATGTTTGATTCGGTGTAAATTGTGTGA harbors:
- the LOC133733463 gene encoding probable purine permease 4; this encodes MPPSADMTPHTPKNKGSLPLLVMNYLLLFVGSVSATLLSKYYFIHKGSSIWVATWVQCAGFPLLLPPIILPYFLNLTTRRPFTQFTSKIFSISIFVGLMLGLNNLLFSVGNSNLPVSTSSLLLSSQLVFNLLLSVLIVKQKVTFSNLNCVILLTVSSILLALGSSHDKPPGLTRGKYFVGFFSTIGAGLLFALYLPIMEKVYRKVDCYSMMMEMQAVMEAAATVLSTALMVWNGAFGGMVREGRELFDKGERVYWVTVAFNVVTWQLCFMGTAGMVFLTTSLTGGICMTALMGMNVLGGVVVYGDKFGGVKAVSTVLCVWGFCSYVYGIYMKSKKIREDDDDEDRTEMIEMGRNPSVRNGEIHV